Within Bartonella apihabitans, the genomic segment TCGATTATATAAGCAACTTTATGATTGTGTTCATGTGCTAATCGTCGTCGGTCATTAGCATTTTGTGATTTTCTCTCGATAACAGAATTCGTTGTCACCTGAAAACTAATTTCTATTCCTATACATTTTTTTGTCGTGGTGTTTGTTATAACTAAATCAAATTTAGTTAATTGATCATTATCATCTTGAGATACATTAGCTAAAGTATGGCCGTCTAATGAATAAAATGCAGGTAAATAAGAAATCAATTTTTCTCTTATATATGCTTCACAAGCATAACCTAAATCATTTGACGTAGATCCTCCTGTTTGACGACTAACAAACAAATATCTCTGTTTAATAAAATTATCTAATTCATTTGGTTTTCCAATTAAATCTCCTATAATGCATTTTTCTAAAATTTCATCCGGTATTAATTTCTTATCTATAGCATTGCTGCCCCATATTAATAATACACATACATCCATCATTTCATCTGTAAATTGAGTTAATGGTTTTAATAGTAAAGATTTTTCAACATTTAATTTTTTATTTGACCATTTTATTTTTTTATTTTTTTTAAATGTGTAACATTCTTCTTTATCTAAAAAATTAAATTTTAATTCTCCAGTTGGAAATATTGATTCAAAATCTTTGCTAAAACGCTGTATTCTCTCTCCACCTATGTCGGAGATAACCATTAGGTGTTTTAAAAAAAGATTTGGTGACAAATCTTTATTATATTTAATAGCACTTTGCCATGCGTATGGACTAGAATTTGCGGATTTTAATAGGTTAATAAAATCATCCTGTGTCTTTAATAATGGGATTAATGAACTAAATTCAGCTGCTTTTTCGGAAAGTTCCTTTGGCCAGTATTTACAAGCGCCGATTTCTAACTCATCAATAGTATTTATTGACATATTAAATCCCCTTATTTTATGAAATTCCTCAACGGTTTTGAGAAATATCAGTTTTGATAATTAATACCTGATTTTCTGACGCTTAGTTTTATCAGAGCCTGACCGATAATTAATTTGAGTGATTTCAGTTATTTATGATTCTCTGTTGTTAGCACAACGACAGAGGCTCAAATGACGTGGGCCAAAATCACTCGCAGGCAATATGAACGCAACTCAATGCGCTATGCAAGCGATAGTTCAGACAATGAATGGTTAATTATAGAACCTTTTCTTGCTGGCTTCTAGAAAATCCTTTGACCATTTGTAATAAAGCGTCTCTGCTATGCCTTTACGCCGACATAGCGTAGGGATACTTTCTTCACCTCGTAATCCGGCGAGCATAAAGCGGTTTTTTTGCTGAATAGTGTTTGCGCGTTACACGACGGATCGTTCTGATTGTCGCTTCCTGCGTCGATGTCGACTTCATGCTCATTGAGCCTTCTCCGTAACCCTTAATGAGACAGAAATCAATTAACCTACTTTTGTCTCATAGGCGTTGACGGGGAACAAGTCGCGTCGAGTGGTTTTAATCTAGGCCATGTGATCCTCCGTAGTCTTCGCAAACCACCATATCTAAAAACTGTTGTCATTATCCAGCAAGCCTTTTCCACCAAGGGCGCGCAAGGCGTTGCGCTTGCTCTTTCCATGCGTCACGGTCTTGTATAGCTGTTTCTTTCATTTGCCGTTCTGCTGTTAATTTGACTTCTAAGATGGCCACCAGTTTTTGCAAATCGTGGATAGTGGGATCGTTATGGCGACTGTCGGGACGACTGTCGTCCGTCAATCTGGTTATAGGGATACCGACAGCAACACGGCCATCATTACCTT encodes:
- a CDS encoding DpnII family type II restriction endonuclease, with translation MSINTIDELEIGACKYWPKELSEKAAEFSSLIPLLKTQDDFINLLKSANSSPYAWQSAIKYNKDLSPNLFLKHLMVISDIGGERIQRFSKDFESIFPTGELKFNFLDKEECYTFKKNKKIKWSNKKLNVEKSLLLKPLTQFTDEMMDVCVLLIWGSNAIDKKLIPDEILEKCIIGDLIGKPNELDNFIKQRYLFVSRQTGGSTSNDLGYACEAYIREKLISYLPAFYSLDGHTLANVSQDDNDQLTKFDLVITNTTTKKCIGIEISFQVTTNSVIERKSQNANDRRRLAHEHNHKVAYIIDGSGNFQRKSAVERILKYSDCTVNFSDESLKKLAIFIRNNI